One part of the Sphingopyxis sp. TUF1 genome encodes these proteins:
- a CDS encoding phosphatidate cytidylyltransferase, with the protein MKSDLWVRVGSAIILFAIAGTALWFGGIAFGLLLLVGGALVLVEWLALVRAMAIGGGTKAALMILGPVLILGAAAGLWFVRDQLGMTAALWVFGMVWATDIGAYFAGRSFGGARLAPTISPSKTWSGLFGGMVAALIASATIGDRAGIVGVPLWIGLFMGLLAQLGDLGQSWMKRRAGVKDSGKLIPGHGGLFDRVDGLLPVALLIGALAFAGQITVRG; encoded by the coding sequence ATGAAATCGGACCTTTGGGTGCGGGTCGGATCGGCGATCATATTGTTTGCGATCGCGGGGACTGCGCTATGGTTCGGCGGCATTGCGTTCGGGCTGCTGCTGCTCGTCGGCGGTGCGCTGGTCCTTGTCGAATGGCTGGCACTGGTGCGCGCGATGGCAATCGGTGGCGGGACAAAAGCGGCGCTGATGATCCTCGGCCCGGTGCTTATCCTCGGCGCGGCCGCGGGCCTTTGGTTCGTTCGCGACCAGCTCGGCATGACCGCGGCGCTCTGGGTCTTCGGGATGGTCTGGGCGACGGACATCGGCGCTTATTTCGCCGGACGGTCCTTCGGCGGTGCGCGCCTCGCGCCGACGATCAGTCCGTCGAAAACCTGGTCGGGTCTGTTCGGCGGCATGGTCGCGGCGTTGATCGCCAGCGCGACGATCGGCGACCGCGCGGGGATCGTCGGGGTGCCGCTGTGGATCGGCCTGTTCATGGGGTTGCTCGCACAGCTGGGCGACCTTGGCCAAAGCTGGATGAAGCGCCGCGCGGGGGTGAAGGATTCGGGCAAGCTAATCCCCGGCCACGGCGGCCTGTTCGACCGCGTCGACGGTTTGCTGCCCGTGGCGCTGCTGATCGGTGCACTGGCGTTCGCGGGCCAGATTACGGTGCGCGGCTGA
- the frr gene encoding ribosome recycling factor, with translation MAKYDKADLERRMHGAVESLKSDLAGLRTGRAHTALLDPVTVEVYGSHMPLNQVASVSAPEPRMLSVQVWDKSNVGPVDKAIRSAGLGLNPIVDGQMLRLPIPEMTQERRKELSKLAGQYAEKARVAVRNVRRDGMDNLKADENKKEISEDERKRAETEVQKLTDATIAEIDAAASAKEKEILG, from the coding sequence ATGGCGAAATATGACAAGGCCGACCTTGAACGCCGGATGCACGGCGCGGTCGAATCGCTGAAGAGCGACCTTGCGGGGCTGCGCACCGGCCGCGCGCACACCGCGCTGCTCGATCCCGTGACGGTCGAGGTGTATGGCAGCCACATGCCGCTCAACCAAGTCGCATCGGTGAGCGCCCCCGAACCGCGGATGCTGTCGGTGCAGGTGTGGGACAAGTCGAACGTTGGCCCGGTCGACAAGGCGATCCGTTCGGCGGGGCTGGGCCTCAACCCGATCGTCGATGGCCAGATGCTGCGCCTGCCGATCCCCGAAATGACGCAGGAACGCCGCAAGGAATTGTCGAAGCTCGCCGGTCAATATGCCGAAAAAGCGCGCGTTGCGGTCCGCAACGTCCGCCGCGACGGGATGGACAATCTGAAGGCAGACGAGAACAAGAAGGAAATCAGCGAGGACGAGCGCAAGCGCGCCGAGACCGAGGTGCAGAAACTGACCGACGCCACGATCGCCGAAATCGATGCCGCGGCGAGCGCGAAGGAAAAGGAAATCCTGGGCTAG
- the uppS gene encoding polyprenyl diphosphate synthase, whose product MTTANHGARHVAIIMDGNGRWAKKRLLPRVAGHKAGVEAVRTIVRAAGDLGLEAMTLYAFSSENWKRPEEEVNDLMGLMKRFILSDLDEFAANDVKLKVIGNWRALAPDVVALIDDALDRTSGNRRTTLAVALNYGAQDELVRAANAAAALGEITAETIEANLDTADMPPLDLLIRTSGEVRLSNFLLWQSAYAELYFTDKLWPDFTPADLKAALDQFARRDRRYGGL is encoded by the coding sequence GTGACGACAGCGAACCACGGCGCGCGCCACGTCGCCATTATCATGGACGGCAACGGCCGCTGGGCGAAAAAACGGCTGCTGCCGCGCGTCGCCGGGCACAAGGCGGGGGTCGAGGCGGTGCGGACGATCGTGCGCGCGGCAGGCGATCTGGGGCTGGAGGCGATGACGCTTTATGCCTTCAGTTCGGAAAACTGGAAACGGCCCGAGGAAGAGGTCAATGACCTGATGGGGCTGATGAAGCGCTTCATCCTCTCGGACCTCGACGAATTTGCCGCCAATGACGTAAAATTGAAGGTGATCGGCAACTGGCGCGCGCTCGCACCCGATGTCGTAGCGCTGATCGACGATGCGCTCGACCGGACGTCGGGCAACAGGCGCACGACGCTGGCCGTCGCGCTTAACTATGGCGCGCAGGACGAACTGGTGCGCGCGGCGAATGCTGCCGCGGCACTGGGCGAAATCACCGCCGAGACAATCGAGGCGAACCTCGATACCGCCGACATGCCGCCGCTCGACCTGCTCATCCGCACATCGGGCGAGGTGCGGCTGTCGAATTTCCTGCTGTGGCAGTCGGCCTATGCCGAGCTGTATTTCACCGACAAGCTGTGGCCGGACTTCACACCGGCTGACCTCAAGGCGGCGCTCGATCAATTTGCACGGCGCGATCGCCGTTACGGGGGGCTTTAA
- a CDS encoding NADP-dependent isocitrate dehydrogenase, translating into MGKIKVANPVVELDGDEMTRIIWQWIRERLILPYLDIDLHYYDLGIEERDRTDDKITVEAANAIKKYGVGVKCATITPDEARVEEFGLKKMWKSPNGTIRNILGGVVFREPIVMKNVPRLVPGWTDPIVVGRHAFGDQYKATDFRVPGPGKLRLVFEGEDGTLIDEEVFQFPSSGVAMGMYNLDDSIRDFARASLNYGLAREWPVYLSTKNTILKAYDGRFKDIFEEVFQAEFKTQFDALGIVYEHRLIDDMVASALKWSGKFVWACKNYDGDVQSDTVAQGFGSLGLMTSVLMTPDGQTVESEAAHGTVTRHYRMHQQGKATSTNPIASIFAWTGGLKHRGKLDDNAALVKFADDLEKVCVATVESGKMTKDLALLIGPDQNWLTTEGFFEAIVENLDQKMGA; encoded by the coding sequence ATGGGCAAGATCAAGGTAGCCAACCCGGTCGTCGAACTCGACGGCGACGAAATGACCCGGATCATCTGGCAATGGATCCGCGAACGACTGATCCTGCCCTATCTCGACATCGACCTCCATTATTACGACCTCGGCATCGAGGAACGCGACCGTACCGACGACAAGATCACTGTCGAGGCGGCGAACGCGATCAAGAAATATGGCGTCGGCGTCAAATGCGCGACGATCACCCCCGACGAAGCCCGCGTCGAGGAGTTCGGCCTCAAGAAGATGTGGAAGTCGCCGAATGGCACGATCCGCAACATTCTGGGCGGCGTCGTGTTTCGCGAGCCGATCGTGATGAAGAATGTGCCCCGCCTCGTCCCCGGCTGGACCGACCCGATCGTCGTCGGCCGCCACGCATTCGGTGATCAGTATAAGGCGACCGACTTCCGCGTCCCCGGCCCCGGCAAGCTGCGCCTTGTATTCGAAGGCGAGGACGGCACGCTGATCGACGAGGAGGTGTTCCAGTTCCCCTCGTCAGGCGTCGCGATGGGCATGTACAACCTCGACGATTCGATCCGCGACTTCGCGCGCGCCAGCCTGAATTACGGCCTCGCGCGCGAATGGCCCGTGTATCTGTCGACGAAGAACACGATTCTCAAAGCCTATGACGGCCGCTTCAAGGACATCTTTGAAGAAGTGTTCCAGGCAGAATTCAAGACGCAATTCGACGCGCTTGGCATCGTCTACGAACACCGCCTTATCGACGACATGGTTGCCTCGGCGCTCAAATGGTCGGGCAAATTCGTCTGGGCGTGCAAGAATTACGACGGCGACGTTCAATCGGACACGGTGGCGCAGGGCTTCGGCTCGCTTGGGCTGATGACCAGCGTGCTGATGACCCCCGACGGCCAGACGGTCGAATCCGAAGCCGCGCACGGCACCGTCACGCGCCATTACCGTATGCATCAGCAGGGCAAGGCGACGTCGACCAATCCGATCGCTTCGATCTTTGCCTGGACCGGAGGGCTGAAGCATCGCGGCAAACTCGACGACAATGCGGCGCTGGTCAAATTCGCTGACGATCTGGAAAAGGTCTGCGTCGCGACGGTCGAAAGCGGCAAGATGACGAAGGATTTGGCGCTGCTGATCGGGCCCGATCAGAATTGGCTGACCACTGAGGGCTTTTTCGAGGCTATCGTCGAAAAT
- a CDS encoding phosphatidylserine decarboxylase yields MSNIISSNRPGGGIKWQWPSIHPEGRKFLLIAGIVTLCFWLLGWEILGWLMLGVTIWIGTFFRDPVRVTPVGGEMIVAPADGLVTQIAEVPPPPEIAGPDGLGSAPMLRVSIFMSVFDVHINRTPVAGTLRKLVYIPGKFVNADLDKASEENERQHFVVERADGVRIGFTQIAGLVARRIMPFVSTGSELATGQRVGLIRFGSRVDVYLPAGTTPQVLLGQRTLAGETIVARIGTAGTIEGVGQ; encoded by the coding sequence ATGTCGAACATCATATCCTCGAACCGGCCCGGCGGCGGCATCAAATGGCAATGGCCCTCGATCCATCCCGAGGGCCGTAAGTTCCTGCTGATCGCCGGCATCGTAACCCTTTGCTTCTGGCTATTGGGATGGGAAATCCTTGGCTGGCTTATGCTCGGTGTGACGATCTGGATCGGAACTTTTTTCCGCGATCCGGTTCGCGTGACGCCGGTGGGCGGCGAGATGATTGTCGCGCCCGCTGACGGTTTGGTCACCCAGATCGCCGAAGTTCCGCCACCGCCCGAAATTGCCGGGCCCGACGGGCTGGGAAGCGCGCCGATGTTGCGGGTTTCGATTTTCATGAGTGTCTTTGACGTACACATTAACCGCACGCCGGTTGCGGGTACGCTGCGCAAACTCGTCTATATTCCCGGCAAGTTCGTGAACGCCGACCTCGACAAGGCCAGCGAAGAGAATGAGCGCCAGCATTTCGTCGTCGAGCGCGCCGACGGGGTGCGCATTGGCTTTACCCAGATTGCGGGCCTCGTCGCGCGGCGCATCATGCCGTTCGTGTCGACAGGAAGTGAACTCGCGACGGGACAGCGCGTCGGCCTGATCCGTTTTGGCAGCCGCGTCGATGTCTATCTGCCCGCGGGCACCACGCCGCAGGTGCTGCTCGGCCAGCGCACGCTGGCGGGCGAGACGATCGTTGCGCGGATCGGCACCGCCGGGACGATCGAAGGCGTCGGGCAATAA
- the rseP gene encoding RIP metalloprotease RseP, translating to MLETPGFGFTILAFLLVLGPLVFVHEYGHYIVGRWCGVKADTFSIGFGRKIIGWTDKRGTEWKIGWLPLGGYVQFAGDRDAVSQPDAEWQTLPAEERSHTFPAQPVWKRALIVAAGPVTNFLFAILILAGFAWVGGKVVTPPVAGAIEVGSAADAAGLRAGDRIVSIDGRTIATFADIPMAVAHRPGEVMQLRVRREGSERTVALAPRLVTEKDPFGKEYERAIIGLAPQAPQLEPVSILEAPAVGLHQTWQIVRQTGEVLAQFLTGRRSIKDMNGPVKIAEISGQAATLGIASLIFFIALISINLGFINLLPLPMLDGGHLLFYAYEAIRRRPAPLRVQEWAFRFGFAAVVTLMLVVTFNDLGSLGLWDGIARLIG from the coding sequence ATGCTTGAAACCCCGGGCTTCGGCTTCACCATTCTTGCGTTTCTGCTCGTCCTCGGCCCGCTCGTGTTCGTCCACGAATATGGTCATTATATCGTCGGGCGTTGGTGCGGGGTGAAAGCGGATACGTTTTCGATCGGGTTCGGGCGCAAGATCATCGGCTGGACCGACAAGCGCGGCACCGAATGGAAGATCGGCTGGCTGCCGCTGGGCGGTTATGTCCAGTTCGCGGGCGACCGCGACGCCGTCAGCCAGCCCGATGCCGAGTGGCAGACCTTGCCCGCCGAAGAACGATCGCACACCTTTCCCGCGCAGCCGGTGTGGAAACGCGCCTTGATCGTCGCCGCGGGGCCGGTCACCAATTTCCTGTTCGCGATCCTGATCCTCGCGGGCTTCGCGTGGGTCGGCGGCAAGGTCGTGACCCCGCCGGTCGCGGGCGCGATCGAGGTGGGATCGGCCGCAGACGCCGCCGGATTGCGCGCGGGCGACCGGATCGTGTCGATCGACGGCCGGACGATCGCGACCTTTGCCGACATTCCGATGGCGGTCGCGCACCGCCCCGGCGAGGTGATGCAGCTGCGCGTGCGGCGCGAAGGGAGCGAGCGGACGGTGGCGCTCGCGCCCCGGCTGGTTACCGAGAAGGATCCGTTCGGCAAGGAATATGAACGCGCGATCATCGGCCTGGCGCCGCAGGCGCCGCAGCTCGAACCGGTGTCGATCCTCGAAGCGCCCGCTGTCGGGCTGCACCAGACCTGGCAGATCGTTCGCCAGACCGGGGAGGTGCTGGCGCAGTTTCTTACCGGCCGCCGCTCGATCAAGGATATGAACGGCCCGGTCAAGATTGCCGAGATTTCGGGGCAGGCCGCGACGCTGGGGATCGCGTCGCTCATATTCTTCATCGCGCTCATTTCCATCAATCTGGGGTTCATCAACCTGTTGCCATTGCCCATGCTCGATGGCGGTCATTTGCTTTTTTATGCCTATGAAGCGATCCGGCGGCGGCCGGCGCCGCTTCGCGTGCAGGAATGGGCGTTCCGCTTCGGCTTTGCAGCGGTCGTGACGCTGATGCTGGTCGTGACTTTCAACGATTTGGGCTCTTTGGGGCTGTGGGACGGGATCGCGCGCTTGATTGGCTAG
- the pyrH gene encoding UMP kinase → MALPGLKRILLKLSGEALMGSSAFGIDPETVASMAAEVKAAKDRGLEICLVIGGGNIFRGMAGAAKGMDRAQADYMGMLATVMNALAMQNALEQLGVETRVQSAIEMDKVCEPVIRRRAERHMEKGRVVIFAAGVGAPYFTTDSGAALRAAEMKCDALLKGTSVDGVYNADPKQDHSAVRYDRLSYDRVLADNLKVMDASAVALCRDNHIPIVVFNIREPGNLARVLAGEGVSTVVGDAA, encoded by the coding sequence ATGGCATTGCCCGGCCTGAAACGCATATTGCTGAAACTGTCCGGCGAGGCGCTGATGGGCTCCAGCGCGTTCGGCATCGACCCCGAAACGGTGGCGAGCATGGCGGCCGAGGTGAAGGCCGCGAAGGATCGCGGGCTGGAAATCTGCCTCGTCATCGGCGGCGGCAATATCTTTCGCGGCATGGCGGGCGCTGCCAAGGGCATGGACCGCGCGCAGGCCGATTATATGGGCATGCTCGCGACGGTGATGAACGCGCTCGCGATGCAGAATGCGCTCGAGCAGCTTGGCGTCGAGACGCGCGTCCAGTCGGCTATCGAGATGGACAAGGTGTGCGAACCGGTGATCCGCCGCCGCGCCGAGCGCCATATGGAAAAGGGCCGCGTGGTGATCTTTGCCGCAGGGGTCGGCGCGCCTTATTTCACCACCGACAGCGGCGCTGCGCTGCGTGCGGCCGAGATGAAGTGTGACGCGCTGCTGAAGGGTACCAGCGTCGATGGCGTCTACAACGCCGATCCCAAGCAGGATCACAGCGCGGTGCGCTATGATCGGCTGAGTTATGACCGCGTGCTCGCGGACAATCTGAAGGTCATGGACGCGAGCGCGGTTGCACTGTGCCGCGACAATCATATCCCGATCGTGGTGTTCAACATTCGCGAACCCGGCAATCTGGCGCGCGTGCTGGCGGGCGAGGGTGTCTCGACCGTCGTCGGCGACGCGGCATGA
- the tsf gene encoding translation elongation factor Ts, translating into MAEITAALVKELRDRTGAGMMDCKKALAENNGDIEASIDWLRTKGLAAAAKKAGRVAAEGLVGFAADGTKGALVEVNSETDFVGKNEQFQAFVRDVTQVALAEGITDIDALGAAAYPTGGTVAEQLTSNIATIGENQSLRRAAVLTVNSGAVTGYVHNAVAPGMGKIGVLVALESSAGADVLEPLGKQLAMHVAAANPLALNGDDLDADLVARERAIAEEKAAQSGKPADIVAKMVDGSIAKFRKENALLSQLFVMDGKTPVAEVVAAAGKDVGAAITLKGFVRFQLGEGIEKEESDFAAEVAAAAGV; encoded by the coding sequence ATGGCTGAAATCACGGCCGCCCTCGTCAAGGAACTGCGCGATCGCACCGGCGCAGGCATGATGGACTGTAAAAAGGCGCTCGCCGAAAACAACGGCGATATCGAAGCGTCGATCGACTGGCTGCGCACCAAGGGCCTTGCCGCCGCCGCCAAGAAGGCGGGCCGCGTCGCCGCCGAAGGCCTGGTCGGTTTCGCAGCCGACGGCACCAAGGGCGCGCTCGTCGAAGTGAACAGCGAAACCGATTTCGTCGGCAAGAATGAGCAGTTCCAGGCGTTCGTCCGCGACGTGACGCAGGTCGCACTCGCCGAAGGCATCACCGACATCGACGCGCTCGGCGCCGCAGCCTATCCGACCGGCGGCACTGTTGCCGAACAATTGACCAGCAATATCGCGACGATCGGCGAAAACCAGTCGCTGCGCCGCGCCGCCGTGCTGACGGTGAACTCTGGCGCCGTGACCGGCTATGTCCACAATGCGGTCGCACCCGGCATGGGCAAGATCGGCGTGCTCGTCGCGCTCGAATCGAGCGCCGGTGCCGATGTGCTCGAACCGCTCGGCAAGCAGCTGGCGATGCACGTTGCCGCCGCAAACCCGCTGGCGCTGAACGGCGACGACCTCGACGCCGACCTGGTAGCGCGCGAACGCGCGATCGCCGAGGAAAAGGCCGCCCAGTCGGGCAAGCCCGCCGACATCGTCGCCAAGATGGTCGACGGGTCGATCGCCAAGTTCCGCAAGGAAAACGCGCTCTTGTCGCAGCTGTTCGTGATGGACGGCAAGACCCCGGTCGCCGAAGTCGTCGCTGCTGCCGGCAAGGATGTCGGCGCAGCCATCACGCTCAAGGGCTTCGTCCGCTTCCAGCTCGGTGAAGGTATCGAGAAGGAAGAAAGCGATTTCGCGGCGGAAGTCGCGGCTGCCGCTGGCGTCTAA
- the rpsB gene encoding 30S ribosomal protein S2, translated as MAAPVVTMQNLIEAGAHFGHQTHRWNPRMKPYIFGARNGIHILDLSQTVPLFARALDFIASTSAAGGKVLFVGTKRQAQGPIADAARASGQHFVNHRWLGGMLTNWKTISNSIKRLKTLEEQLSGDTSGLTKKEVLNRTRERDKLEMSLGGIRDMGGIPDVMFVIDANKEELAIKEANVLGIPVVAILDSNVSPDGIAFPVPANDDAARAIRLYCDAVAQAATRGGQQARADRGEDLGAAVEPVAEPALVEEAAPVTEDEQVPAEAAAETERQSDA; from the coding sequence ATGGCGGCACCCGTCGTCACGATGCAGAATCTTATCGAGGCTGGAGCCCACTTCGGCCACCAGACCCACCGCTGGAACCCGCGCATGAAGCCGTATATCTTCGGCGCGCGCAACGGCATCCACATCCTCGACCTGTCGCAGACCGTACCGCTCTTTGCGCGCGCGCTGGACTTCATCGCTTCGACCTCGGCCGCCGGCGGCAAGGTGCTTTTCGTCGGCACCAAGCGCCAGGCGCAGGGCCCGATCGCCGATGCGGCCCGCGCTTCGGGTCAGCATTTCGTCAATCACCGCTGGCTGGGCGGCATGCTCACCAACTGGAAGACGATTTCGAACTCGATCAAGCGTCTCAAGACGCTTGAGGAACAGCTTTCGGGCGACACCTCGGGCCTCACCAAGAAGGAAGTGCTCAACCGCACCCGCGAACGCGACAAGCTCGAAATGAGCCTTGGCGGCATCCGCGACATGGGTGGCATTCCGGACGTGATGTTCGTGATCGACGCGAACAAGGAAGAGCTGGCGATCAAGGAAGCCAATGTTCTTGGTATCCCCGTCGTCGCGATTCTCGATTCGAACGTCTCGCCTGACGGCATCGCCTTCCCGGTTCCCGCGAACGACGACGCCGCGCGCGCCATTCGTCTTTACTGCGATGCGGTTGCCCAGGCGGCAACGCGGGGCGGCCAGCAGGCCCGCGCCGATCGTGGCGAAGATCTGGGCGCGGCGGTCGAACCTGTTGCCGAACCGGCGCTGGTCGAAGAAGCCGCTCCGGTAACCGAAGACGAACAGGTTCCCGCCGAAGCGGCAGCCGAAACCGAACGTCAGAGCGACGCATAA
- a CDS encoding CDP-alcohol phosphatidyltransferase family protein — translation MADADQSPAHTAGRRIGGLSLRAFAPNAITALALCFGLTGVRFAIGEEWEKALAAVIFAGVLDGMDGRIARLLRAQSKFGAELDSLSDVIAFGVAPAMILFLWSLEEAPKFGWTAALALAVCCALRLARFNSRMDADFQPHKSAGFNTGIPAPAGAGLAFVPVYLWLVTGDDLFRQWFFVMPWALAIAMLMISALPTYSWASIRLRRSWRLFALAGVGLLGTALVTAPWLTLLAISAIYAATLPFGLASYAKVRRRG, via the coding sequence GTGGCGGACGCGGACCAGTCTCCCGCCCACACCGCCGGGCGCCGCATCGGCGGGCTCAGCCTGCGCGCTTTTGCGCCGAACGCAATCACCGCCCTCGCGCTCTGTTTCGGCCTGACCGGCGTTCGTTTTGCAATCGGCGAGGAATGGGAAAAGGCGCTTGCCGCGGTCATCTTTGCCGGGGTGCTCGACGGCATGGACGGACGCATCGCGCGGCTGCTGCGCGCGCAGAGCAAATTTGGTGCCGAACTGGATTCGTTGTCGGACGTGATCGCGTTCGGTGTTGCGCCGGCGATGATCCTGTTTCTCTGGTCGCTGGAAGAAGCGCCGAAATTCGGCTGGACCGCCGCGCTCGCGCTTGCGGTGTGCTGCGCGCTGCGTCTCGCACGCTTCAATTCGAGGATGGATGCAGATTTTCAGCCGCATAAATCGGCCGGATTCAATACGGGCATTCCGGCGCCGGCCGGGGCGGGATTGGCTTTTGTCCCGGTTTATCTGTGGCTCGTCACCGGCGACGATCTGTTCCGCCAATGGTTTTTCGTGATGCCGTGGGCTCTCGCGATCGCGATGCTGATGATCTCGGCGCTCCCGACCTATAGTTGGGCGTCGATCCGTTTGCGTCGATCATGGCGCCTTTTCGCGCTGGCCGGCGTGGGATTGCTTGGCACCGCGCTGGTGACGGCGCCGTGGCTCACACTGCTTGCGATTTCCGCAATCTATGCAGCGACGCTTCCGTTCGGCCTCGCCAGCTACGCGAAGGTCAGGCGGCGCGGCTGA
- a CDS encoding 1-deoxy-D-xylulose-5-phosphate reductoisomerase, which yields MTRCLSLFGATGSVGQSTLDLVRRDGEAWRVGVLTANCDVKELARLAIEFRPDVAVVADETCHDDLKAALAGSGIESAAGADALVEAAERPTDLVMAAIVGTAGLAPTMAALAAGHDVALANKEALVSAGELMTAAAKASGATILPVDSEHNAIFQCLAGGRIDQVRRIILTASGGPFRTMSAEDMAAVTPAQAVAHPNWSMGAKISVDSATMMNKGLELIEAHHLFPVGLDRIEILVHPQSVIHSLVEYIDCSTLAQLGSPDMRIPIASALAWPQRMATPCAPLDLAAIARLDFETPDEERFPATALCRAAIAAGGARPAQLNAANEVAVAAFLAGRISFPAIVDTVRRVIDAEAPAVPASLQDIFSVDVASRAAALRFVEQHEHA from the coding sequence ATGACGCGCTGCCTCTCCCTTTTTGGCGCCACGGGGTCGGTCGGGCAGTCGACGCTCGACCTCGTCCGCCGCGATGGCGAGGCGTGGCGCGTCGGGGTGCTGACGGCCAATTGCGACGTCAAGGAACTGGCGCGGCTCGCGATCGAATTTCGCCCCGATGTCGCGGTGGTCGCCGATGAGACCTGTCACGACGATCTCAAGGCCGCCCTGGCGGGGTCGGGGATCGAATCCGCGGCAGGGGCCGATGCGCTCGTCGAAGCGGCCGAGCGGCCCACCGACCTTGTCATGGCGGCGATCGTCGGCACCGCGGGGCTGGCGCCGACCATGGCGGCGCTGGCGGCGGGGCACGATGTCGCGCTCGCCAACAAGGAAGCGCTGGTGTCGGCGGGCGAGCTGATGACCGCAGCGGCGAAGGCGTCGGGCGCGACGATTCTGCCGGTCGACAGCGAGCATAATGCGATCTTCCAATGCCTCGCGGGCGGGCGGATCGATCAGGTGCGGCGGATTATCCTGACCGCGAGCGGCGGGCCGTTCCGCACGATGAGCGCCGAGGATATGGCCGCAGTTACCCCTGCGCAGGCGGTCGCGCATCCCAATTGGTCGATGGGTGCCAAGATCAGCGTCGATTCGGCAACGATGATGAACAAGGGCCTCGAACTGATTGAGGCGCATCATCTTTTCCCCGTCGGGCTCGACCGCATCGAGATCCTCGTGCATCCGCAATCGGTGATCCACAGCCTCGTTGAATATATAGACTGCTCGACATTGGCGCAGCTCGGCTCGCCCGACATGCGCATCCCGATTGCGTCGGCGCTGGCGTGGCCGCAGCGAATGGCGACGCCGTGCGCGCCGCTCGACCTCGCGGCCATCGCGCGGCTCGATTTCGAAACGCCCGACGAGGAGCGCTTTCCCGCGACGGCGCTCTGCCGCGCGGCGATCGCTGCGGGCGGCGCGCGCCCCGCGCAGCTCAACGCCGCGAACGAGGTGGCGGTCGCTGCCTTCCTCGCAGGCCGCATATCCTTCCCGGCGATCGTCGATACGGTACGCCGGGTGATCGATGCGGAAGCGCCAGCGGTGCCTGCATCGCTTCAGGACATATTCAGCGTCGATGTCGCATCGCGCGCGGCTGCGCTGCGCTTTGTGGAACAACATGAACATGCTTGA